Proteins encoded by one window of Rutidosis leptorrhynchoides isolate AG116_Rl617_1_P2 chromosome 7, CSIRO_AGI_Rlap_v1, whole genome shotgun sequence:
- the LOC139859413 gene encoding uncharacterized protein produces the protein MVSSRCGRREFCLVTGMRFGPVTSFIDWIGQERSDFDHSVSSRVFIKRHNGQRHLSEFHDAFFKDELKGTDKDKVIVAIALIINLCFLGKQLRDSVNDDMLLLLEDFELMNKYPWGSFLWTKLYNSLHHVLVPYKERVADQTRKGMWIWETYKHRIEAYAFKPESEDIPRGIHWKRKKKVMGWNEYVELMQLPDDIPDEERPLNRLRPTKTEVKCEWWVASANYFKNPDAKVPVKKDDDPKKFDDETKKEKTNMPRRLRR, from the exons ATGGTTTCAAGTAGGTGTGGTAGACGTGAGTTTTGCTTGGTTACCGGGATGCGGTTTGGTCCAGTTACATCTTTTATAGATTGGATAGGTCAAGAGAGGTCGGATTTTGACCACTCGGTTTCATCTCGTGTTTTTATTAAACGACATAATGGTCAACGTCATCTTTCGGAGTTTCACGACGCCTTTTTTAAAGATGAGTTGAAAGGAACTGACAAGGATAAGGTCATAGTCGCTATTGCGTTGATAATTAACTTATGCTTCCTTGGGAAGCAGTTGCGGGATAGCGTAAACGATGACATGCTTCTTTTATTAGAGGACTTTGAGTTGATGAACAAGTATCCGTGGGGTTCTTTCTTATGGACCAAACTTTACAATAGTTTGCATCACGTGTTAGTACCTTATAAAGAGAGGGTAGCAGATCAAACCCGGAAGGGG ATGTGGATATGGGAGACATACAAACACCGAATAGAAGCATATGCTTTCAAGCCAGAAAGTGAAGACATACCTCGTGGAATCCACTGGAAACGGAAGAAGAAAGTCATGGGCTGGAATGAGTACGTTGAGTTGATGCAACTCCCG GATGATATCCCGGACGAAGAACGACCTCTCAATCGTTTGAGGCCCACCAAGACAGAGGTTAAGTGTGAGTGGTGGGTTGCTAGTGCAAACTATTTCAAGAACCCCGATGCTAAAGTACCGGTGAAGAAAGATGATGATCCGAAGAAATTTGATGATGAGACGAAGAAGGA GAAAACAAA